The region CCCTGCCAGCAGTTCTTTGCGGGGTACAGCTCCCCCGGGCCTGTGGCTCCCCACTTGGAGGAACCTCGGCTGGCGGTATCGGCCCCCGCAAGACGCTGTCGCCAGCGCAAATCCGTCGGTTGCCATGAGACCCGGACCTTGGCATCGCCATAAATGGTATATCAGGGCCGAGTCCCATCTGGTCTGATCTGATAAGTTTCCGATCGTCAATTGACTGACTCTGTATCTTTGCTGTTTACTTTGTTTTTGTTCAACATATACCCTCCATATAATATCCAAAATGTCTGGCCCTGGTGTTGGTTTCGAGTATCCCTCTCGCGAGGTGAGCTGGCTCAAGCGTGATGCTCTCCTCTTTGCCAACTCGATTGGCTGCACCTCGGAGGAGCTTCACTTCCTCTACGTATGCATACTCACCCTCATATGGCCATTGAACCGCTACTAACAGCACATAGGAGCTCGACCCCAACTTCGCTGTTTTCCCCACCTACCCTGTCATTCTCAGTACGTTTGAGCTGCCATCAACAGCCTCGTGGTGCATGGAAACTAATAAACAGCAAAACAGTGTTCAAGGAGACGCACCCCGAAGTAGTCGACTTCTATGCCGCCCAAAAGTCCGTCACCATCCCCGGCGTCCCCGTCTTCGACCCCACTCGCGTCGTCGACGGCCAGCGCCTCCTCGAGTTCCTCAAGCCCCTCcctacctcctccgccggcCGGAAATTCGAGGTCCGCACCAAGGTCCTCGGTGTCTACGACAAGGGCAAGCCCGGGACCGTCGTCGAGACCCAGACCGACCTCGTCGACGCCGAGAAGAACGAGTCCTACGCTCGCGTTACCACCTCTTCTTTCTACGTTGGCCAGGGCAACTGGGGCGGTCCCAAGGGCCCTGCCACCGTCaac is a window of Podospora pseudopauciseta strain CBS 411.78 chromosome 1, whole genome shotgun sequence DNA encoding:
- a CDS encoding hypothetical protein (EggNog:ENOG503NV8E; COG:I) yields the protein MSGPGVGFEYPSREVSWLKRDALLFANSIGCTSEELHFLYELDPNFAVFPTYPVILMFKETHPEVVDFYAAQKSVTIPGVPVFDPTRVVDGQRLLEFLKPLPTSSAGRKFEVRTKVLGVYDKGKPGTVVETQTDLVDAEKNESYARVTTSSFYVGQGNWGGPKGPATVNFPPPEGKKPDLVLENQTTNETPLLYRLNGDYNPLHAHPEPGAKMGFGGVIIHGLYSWNWACHGLLQHLGGSNPANFKEYQARFASPVRPGDKLILEAWKTGEFKGEWEEIRFLVKNSHGKVVLSNGRALIKTGAKGKL